Proteins encoded within one genomic window of Anaerosporomusa subterranea:
- a CDS encoding NAD(P)/FAD-dependent oxidoreductase: MSAESTDVVIIGGGIVGSAIARELSRYQLAVILLEAETDVAMGTSKANSAILHAGFDAKPGTWKGKLNVRGNHLYHQLWQDLSLDVDWMGSLVVAKDDAEQATIEELLARGNQNGVPNLEILSADQLLEREPNLATDVTGALWAPSAGVVCPFGAVFGFIENAIRNGVTLLRECPVQGIVIDNGRVVGVVTPHGVIRARFIINAAGIQADAVARMAGDNSFTIHPRKGEYILFDKTVRQLVNTVIFPTPSKVSKGILVSPTVHGNLFIGPDAEDVADKDDVSTTAAGMERVINGARRIVPQLPLAAAITEFSGLRAASGDGDFILRESETAKGLIHAAGIQSPGFTAAPAIAEVIADILREAGLALIEKAEFNPVNPPRRVFREMSWQERAEIVARDPLFGRVICRCETVTEGEIVATIHSPCGAVTVDGVKRRTRAGTGRCQGGFCGPRVTAIISRELGIPVTAVRKDGIHSFLFSDKLPGVCEVSTDEQP, from the coding sequence ATGTCAGCGGAAAGCACAGATGTTGTAATCATCGGCGGTGGCATCGTTGGCTCAGCAATTGCGAGAGAATTATCCCGTTATCAGCTGGCAGTCATTTTGTTGGAAGCGGAAACCGATGTGGCCATGGGAACCTCTAAAGCAAACAGTGCTATCCTGCATGCTGGTTTTGATGCTAAGCCGGGGACCTGGAAAGGCAAACTGAACGTGAGGGGCAACCATCTTTATCATCAATTGTGGCAAGACTTGAGCCTGGATGTGGATTGGATGGGATCTCTGGTTGTGGCCAAAGACGATGCGGAGCAGGCCACAATAGAAGAATTGCTGGCTCGCGGCAACCAAAACGGAGTGCCGAATCTAGAAATATTGTCGGCTGATCAGCTGTTGGAACGCGAACCAAACTTAGCGACTGATGTCACTGGCGCGCTATGGGCGCCAAGCGCCGGAGTTGTCTGCCCGTTTGGCGCGGTTTTTGGCTTTATAGAGAATGCGATCCGTAATGGTGTTACCCTATTGCGAGAATGTCCGGTGCAAGGCATTGTGATCGATAATGGACGAGTTGTCGGGGTTGTTACCCCACACGGCGTGATTCGCGCGCGATTCATTATTAATGCCGCCGGAATTCAGGCAGACGCAGTTGCACGCATGGCGGGGGATAACAGCTTTACAATACATCCACGCAAGGGTGAATACATTTTATTTGATAAAACTGTCCGCCAGCTGGTAAATACGGTAATTTTCCCAACTCCGTCTAAAGTGTCTAAAGGTATCTTAGTTTCGCCGACAGTTCATGGCAATCTGTTCATTGGGCCGGACGCGGAGGATGTTGCTGATAAAGATGACGTTTCGACCACTGCCGCAGGCATGGAACGAGTGATTAACGGCGCTCGCCGGATTGTTCCCCAGCTGCCGCTAGCTGCTGCAATCACCGAATTCTCCGGACTGAGAGCAGCCAGCGGCGATGGCGACTTTATCCTGCGCGAATCAGAAACTGCCAAAGGGTTAATTCATGCAGCAGGAATTCAGTCGCCAGGGTTTACTGCAGCTCCGGCCATTGCGGAAGTGATTGCAGATATTTTGCGGGAAGCAGGGCTGGCACTTATTGAAAAGGCCGAGTTCAATCCGGTCAATCCGCCACGTCGTGTTTTCCGGGAAATGAGCTGGCAGGAACGAGCAGAAATTGTGGCGCGAGATCCACTCTTTGGGCGAGTGATTTGCCGTTGTGAGACAGTGACTGAAGGCGAAATCGTTGCCACCATTCATTCCCCTTGCGGAGCGGTAACAGTCGACGGTGTCAAACGGCGCACCCGGGCTGGAACCGGACGTTGCCAAGGCGGTTTTTGCGGGCCCAGAGTTACGGCGATTATTTCCCGGGAACTGGGAATTCCCGTCACTGCAGTCCGTAAAGACGGCATACATTCATTTCTCTTCTCTGATAAACTGCCAGGTGTTTGTGAGGTGTCGACAGATGAGCAGCCTTAA
- a CDS encoding NAD(P)/FAD-dependent oxidoreductase, which produces MSSLKFDVAVIGGGPAGLAAALSARTAGAKDVLVIERDRELGGILQQCIHNGFGLHRFHEELTGPTYSGRFIRQVKADAGITVWEDTLVLEVRNDKTIWAINPQQGLIGITAKAVVFAMGCRERTRGAIRIPGLRPAGIFTAGAAQRMVNMEGYITGKKIVVLGSGDIGLIMARRMTLEGAKVQAVVELLPYSNGLTRNVVQCLEDFGIPLHLSHTVSFIHGKDKITGVTVAAVDQDRNIIPGTEFELDCDCLLLSVGLIPENELSRGIVDLDGLTSGPTVNQYRQTSYDGFFAAGNVVHVHDLVDFVSEEGDIAGKFAALYAQGKLPTATNVVAVKAGQGIRTVVPQRISWPDSSGKVRLFMRAQEPAVRVKLKIAAGEDVLVERQLPIARPGEMIVVDVPFDKIPDCTQEISVTLQAVQGGGLRE; this is translated from the coding sequence ATGAGCAGCCTTAAATTCGATGTAGCTGTAATCGGCGGCGGCCCCGCCGGCTTAGCAGCGGCTTTGAGCGCTCGGACCGCAGGGGCCAAAGACGTGTTGGTTATTGAGCGAGACCGTGAGCTAGGCGGTATTCTGCAACAGTGCATTCACAACGGGTTCGGCTTGCACCGTTTTCACGAAGAACTCACAGGACCGACTTACTCTGGACGTTTCATCCGCCAAGTTAAGGCAGATGCAGGGATTACTGTTTGGGAAGATACACTAGTTTTAGAAGTGAGAAATGATAAGACCATTTGGGCCATTAATCCCCAACAAGGCCTTATTGGCATAACAGCTAAAGCAGTCGTTTTCGCGATGGGCTGTCGGGAAAGAACAAGAGGCGCGATCCGTATCCCCGGTTTACGTCCGGCCGGGATCTTTACCGCCGGGGCGGCTCAGCGAATGGTCAATATGGAAGGCTATATTACCGGTAAAAAAATTGTAGTACTAGGCTCAGGCGACATTGGGCTTATCATGGCAAGAAGGATGACGCTTGAGGGAGCGAAGGTGCAGGCTGTTGTTGAATTGTTGCCATACTCAAATGGCCTGACTCGCAATGTTGTTCAATGTCTAGAGGATTTCGGCATTCCACTTCATCTGTCTCACACGGTTAGCTTCATCCATGGCAAGGATAAAATTACTGGGGTTACAGTCGCGGCTGTCGACCAAGACCGTAACATCATTCCGGGGACTGAGTTTGAACTTGACTGTGATTGCCTCTTGCTATCAGTCGGCCTTATTCCTGAAAATGAACTGTCCCGCGGTATCGTTGATCTGGATGGACTAACAAGCGGACCGACAGTGAACCAATATAGACAGACTAGCTATGACGGTTTTTTTGCCGCCGGCAATGTAGTCCATGTTCATGACCTTGTCGATTTTGTCTCAGAAGAAGGCGATATTGCCGGAAAGTTTGCCGCACTTTATGCTCAGGGCAAGCTGCCGACTGCAACAAATGTTGTTGCAGTAAAAGCTGGCCAAGGCATTCGGACAGTCGTACCGCAGCGAATCAGTTGGCCGGATTCGTCGGGGAAAGTCAGGTTGTTTATGCGTGCGCAAGAACCGGCAGTTAGAGTAAAATTAAAAATTGCTGCCGGGGAAGACGTTCTTGTAGAACGACAGTTGCCGATTGCACGACCGGGAGAAATGATCGTTGTGGATGTTCCGTTTGATAAGATACCGGACTGTACCCAGGAAATTAGCGTTACGCTTCAGGCAGTGCAGG